A single genomic interval of Spinacia oleracea cultivar Varoflay chromosome 6, BTI_SOV_V1, whole genome shotgun sequence harbors:
- the LOC130463012 gene encoding zinc finger BED domain-containing protein RICESLEEPER 1-like: MLDRFIFFRDVIDHVVSLDKDLKVFALTLEEWVRVCELHAFLKLFYDVTNTFSASKHPTSNLYFDGVWRIHKKLIDVTNGPLSSLSSMVKPMKDKFDKYWFDYSLVLSCAAVLDPRLKLGRVENCYEKLFGEVYAKKMVERVRNTLFDLFDEYKDVHTASSPNLATSSGAPSISTVVGSNAEQMDEIHDYKVFLSKRRKADNVKSELEIYLEEKNPDVTEKCDVLSYWNKNSVRYPNLACLARDILTIPISTVPSESSFSMGKKLINPWRASLGQKTIEALACSEDWLRAKGLNLGSSKFFGYGELSVDDDEEEEEDDECLSIE; encoded by the exons ATGCTTGACCGCTTCATTTTCTTTAGAGATGTTATTGATCATGTGGTTAGTCTGGATAAGGATCTTAAAGTGTTTGCTCTCACATTGGAAGAGTGGGTTAGAGTTTGTGAATTGCATGCATTCTTGAAGCTCTTTTATGATGTTACAAATACATTTTCGGCTTCAAAACACCCGACTTCaaatctctattttgatggTGTATGGAGGATccataaaaagttgatagatgtTACAAACGGACCCTTAAGTAGCTTGTCTTCTATGGTCAAACCTATGAAGGATAAATTCGATAAATATTGGTTTGATTATAGTCTTGTCCTCTCGTGTGCTGCTGTTTTGGACCCCCGATTAAAACTAGGCAGAGTTGAAAATTGCTATGAAAAGTTGTTTGGAGAGGTATATGCTAAGAAAATGGTTGAACGTGTTAGAAACactttgtttgatttgtttgaTGAGTACAAAGATGTCCATACTGCTAGTTCTCCTAATCTGGCAACTAGTAGTGGTGCCCCTAGTATTTCTACTGTTGTTGGAAGTAATGCGGAACAAATGGATGAAATACATGATTATAAGGTATTCTTGAGTAAGAGAAGGAAAGCAGATAATGTCAAGAGTGAATTGGAGATTTATTTAGAGGAAAAGAATCCGGATGTGACAGAAAAATGTGACGTGCTGTCATATTGGAACAAAAATTCTGTCCGTTATCCGAATCTTGCATGTTTGGCTCGTGACATATTGACTATTCCCATCTCTACGGTTCCTTCAGAATCTTCTTTTAGTATGGGAAAGAAGTTAATAAATCCTTGGAGAGCCTCACTTGGGCAAAAGACAATAGAAGCTCTTGCATGTTCTGAAGATTGGTTACGTGCAAAAGGTCTTAACTTAG GTTCATCAAAATTCTTTGGCTATGGGGAATTGTCTGTTGACgacgatgaagaagaagaagaagatgatgagtGTCTTAGTATTGAGTAA
- the LOC130463011 gene encoding uncharacterized protein produces the protein MSSTVVAPPLRASSLLLSLSSSFRVAPPSPTAVDLYLLQDQTNSVVYSWVGDDPCGDGDYRVVTGLEVYAVSIVGLFPIAVTNLLDLQRLASDVYSYHKLAKEYHPDTNKNNPSAKRTFQEIKDAYENLFNVENDPVKKKYF, from the exons atgAGTTCAA CCGTCGTTGCTCCTCCTCTTCGTGCCTCATCGCTGCTGCTCTCCCTCTCCTCTTCCTTCCGCGTTGCTCCTCCTTCTCCCACTGCCGTTGACCTCTACCTTCTTCAAGATCAAACTAATTCAG TCGTTTATTCATGGGTTGGTGATGATCCATGTGGAGATGGTGATTATAGAGTTGTTACTGGATT GGAAGTTTATGCAGTGTCAATTGTTGGGCTATTTCCCATTGCTGTTACTAATCTGTTGGATCTTCAGAGGCT TGCAAGTGACGTGTATTCCTATCACAAG TTGGCAAAGGAATATCATCCTGATACGAATAAGAATAATCCTTCTGCGAAGAGGACGTTTCAAGAGATAAAAGATGCTTATGAG AATCTTTTCAATGTTGAAAATGATCCAGTCAAGAAAAAATATTTCTAA